From Psychroflexus torquis ATCC 700755, the proteins below share one genomic window:
- the dut gene encoding dUTP diphosphatase, with amino-acid sequence MKVKIINRSAFELPKYETSQSAGVDLKANMKEPIYLESLERCLVKTGLFIELPLGVEAQVRPRSGLALKKGITVLNSPGTIDADYRGEIGVILVNLSKEIFTINSGDRIAQLVLAKHEQAEWQEEDILTETQRGEGGFGSTGQ; translated from the coding sequence ATGAAAGTAAAGATTATCAATCGTTCCGCTTTTGAATTGCCTAAGTATGAGACGTCTCAATCTGCAGGAGTAGACCTGAAAGCAAATATGAAGGAACCTATTTATTTAGAAAGCTTAGAGCGCTGTCTTGTCAAAACAGGACTTTTTATAGAACTTCCTCTTGGTGTGGAAGCTCAAGTAAGACCAAGAAGCGGTTTGGCTCTCAAAAAAGGCATCACCGTTCTCAATTCTCCAGGCACTATAGATGCAGATTACCGTGGAGAAATTGGAGTTATTCTGGTGAATTTATCTAAAGAGATTTTCACCATAAATTCAGGTGACCGTATCGCTCAACTTGTTCTAGCAAAACATGAACAAGCCGAGTGGCAAGAAGAAGACATCTTGACAGAAACTCAAAGAGGTGAAGGAGGATTTGGAAGTACGGGTCAATAA
- a CDS encoding lipopolysaccharide biosynthesis protein: MSIYKKLFKNTFIYGVATVIPRMLSVILVPLYTGVLENTSFGDYSIIFSYFVIFNVILAYGMETAFFRFYNKEEDKSQVIHTSTWSILFTTLAFLALAYLSISNIENFTRINPQNLQIIIWILALDALAIIPFSWLRATSQPVKFAFIKTVNVAINLGLSVFFLLYLGQWSETNSFFQSIYIPNFEVTYIFISMLIASGVTLFLLFDFFKKIKFEFNWSLWKSMMSYGLPVLIAGLAFSINEVVDRLFLERMLPENIAKEQIGIYSACYKLGMFMTLFATAFRLGIEPFFFSHASSKNPKTAYAMITKYFVIVGSIILLGVMVFADLFKQLLIQDESYWEAMKIVPIILLANLFLGIYHNLSVWYKVTDKTHYGAYISSIGALFTIGINFWLIPEIGYVGSAIATLTAYASMMLLSFFLGQKYYAIPYKYGKISIYLGVSILFSILSFYYFRENYPVGIFLILVFCVGVYLSEKEELQRLIKSK, translated from the coding sequence GTGAGTATCTATAAAAAGCTTTTTAAAAACACCTTTATTTACGGAGTAGCGACAGTAATCCCGAGGATGCTTTCAGTTATTTTGGTTCCTTTATATACTGGGGTTCTAGAAAACACTTCCTTTGGAGATTACTCCATCATTTTCTCCTACTTTGTTATTTTCAATGTGATTTTAGCATACGGGATGGAAACGGCTTTTTTCAGGTTTTATAATAAAGAAGAAGATAAATCTCAAGTGATACACACCTCCACTTGGTCTATTCTCTTCACAACTCTGGCTTTTCTAGCCTTAGCCTACCTATCGATATCAAACATTGAAAATTTCACAAGGATCAATCCTCAAAATCTACAAATCATCATTTGGATTCTGGCCTTAGATGCTTTGGCAATTATCCCATTTTCTTGGTTAAGAGCGACCAGCCAACCTGTGAAATTTGCATTTATCAAAACTGTCAACGTTGCCATAAATCTGGGCTTGAGCGTGTTTTTTCTTCTCTATTTGGGCCAATGGTCCGAAACAAACTCTTTCTTCCAATCGATCTATATTCCTAATTTTGAAGTAACCTACATCTTTATCTCTATGCTAATTGCCAGTGGGGTTACTTTATTTCTTTTGTTCGATTTCTTTAAGAAAATCAAATTTGAATTTAACTGGAGCCTATGGAAATCTATGATGTCCTATGGTCTTCCGGTTTTGATTGCGGGGTTGGCCTTTTCTATCAACGAGGTTGTAGACCGCTTGTTTTTGGAACGGATGTTACCAGAAAACATAGCTAAAGAACAAATTGGGATTTACTCGGCTTGTTATAAGCTAGGGATGTTTATGACTCTCTTTGCCACGGCTTTTCGATTGGGTATAGAGCCTTTCTTTTTTAGTCATGCGTCCAGCAAAAATCCCAAAACAGCTTACGCGATGATCACCAAATATTTTGTGATTGTTGGATCTATAATTTTATTGGGCGTTATGGTATTTGCAGATCTCTTTAAACAGCTGCTAATACAAGATGAGAGCTATTGGGAAGCCATGAAGATTGTTCCAATCATTCTGCTGGCCAATTTGTTTTTAGGAATTTATCACAATCTTTCTGTCTGGTATAAGGTCACAGACAAAACTCACTATGGCGCTTATATTTCCTCAATTGGAGCGCTTTTTACAATAGGAATCAACTTTTGGTTAATTCCTGAAATCGGTTATGTTGGGTCAGCAATAGCGACCTTAACCGCCTATGCCAGTATGATGTTACTTTCGTTTTTCTTGGGTCAAAAGTATTATGCCATTCCTTATAAATACGGTAAAATATCAATCTACCTCGGTGTTTCAATTCTATTTTCTATACTTTCGTTTTATTATTTCAGAGAAAATTACCCAGTGGGAATTTTTCTTATTTTAGTATTCTGTGTTGGAGTTTATCTAAGCGAAAAAGAGGAACTCCAAAGACTTATAAAATCAAAATAA